A window of the Juglans microcarpa x Juglans regia isolate MS1-56 chromosome 5D, Jm3101_v1.0, whole genome shotgun sequence genome harbors these coding sequences:
- the LOC121265760 gene encoding protein FAR1-RELATED SEQUENCE 5-like, translating into MSYYKQYAKKCGFGVMTKRTEMGEDETVRYVTLACAHGGKARNRTFNVANPRLTGKTKCKAKINALKSYAKLRLTTVHNIHNHGLSLKKSRFFRCNREVSDSVKRVLDTNDLGGIRMNKSFGSLVVGVGGFENLPFLEKDCCNYIDKARHLRLDAGGASALREYFCRMQYTNYGFFALMDLDDDRRLRNVFWADPCSRAAYQYFGDVVTFNTTYLKNRYGMPFAPFVGVNYHGQSILLGAGLISSKDTLCVVIQDLVAVYG; encoded by the coding sequence ATGAGTTATTATAAGCAATATGCTAAGAAGTGCGGGTTTGGGGTGATGACAAAAAGGACTGAGATGGGAGAAGATGAGACAGTTAGGTATGTCACCCTTGCTTGTGCTCATGGTGGGAAGGCCCGTAATAGGACTTTCAATGTCGCCAACCCACGCCTGACAGGAAAGACAAaatgtaaggcaaagattaatgccttaaaatCTTATGCAAAGCTTCGGTTGACTACAGTtcataatatccataaccaCGGCCTGAGTCTAAAGAAATCTCGCTTCTTtcgatgtaatagagaagtgagtgacTCCGTAAAAAGAGTCTTAGATACAAATGATTTAGGTGGCATCCGAATGAATAAGAGCTTTggatctcttgttgttggcGTGGGCGGATTTGAGAACCTTccatttttagaaaaagattgTTGTAATTATATCGATAAGGCAAGACATCTACGACTTGACGCTGGTGGTGCTAGTGCTCTTCGAGAGTATTTTTGTAGAATGCAGTACACAAATTATGGATTCTTTGCGTTGATGGATCTAGATGATGATAGGAGGTTAAGAAATGTCTTTTGGGCAGACCCCTGTAGTAGAGCTGCGTACCAATATTTCGGTGATGTGGTCACATTCAACACCACATACCTGAAAAATAGATATGGGATGCcgtttgcaccatttgttggtgtaaactaCCATGGTCagtcaattttgttgggagCAGGCTTGATTTCTAGTAAGGATACCCTTTGTGTGGTTATTCAAGACTTGGTTGCAGTGTATGGATGA